GTCCATAAGGTGCTGGCTGTAGCTGCTGTCGAGGACGCCTTCAAGCTGCTACGAGCGGTGGAGCCGGAGGCTGTGAAGAGGCTACCCCAGCTAGCCCCTAGGGACGACTTTAGGCCCCTTGAAGCTCTCCTAGACAGCCTCGTCTACATGGACTCTAATGGCAGGCTCGTAGTGGCAGTCCCCGAGTCTAGGGAGGAGAGCGTCGAGCTAGTCCAGGACACGGCGCCCCTGGAGCTGAGCCGGAGCGAGGCTGAGAGGCTAGCAGGGCTCCTATGGGACAATGTGTTCTCGAAGCTAGCCGCTACGGGTGGCGCACGGGCCTACCTGCTATCGCCCAGACTGCAGCGTGTACTCTACGTCAGCCCCGAGCTTCACTACCTAGACTTCATATCCGATCGCGTGGAGAGGCTACACCTCCTACGCCGCGTATACAGCGAGGCAAACCGCTCACACCTCGTGGCTGGCCTCGCAGCAGTACTCGCTGGTACAGGGCTTCTGAATGAGCCCCTAACAGCTGCTGGCGAGGGGCTGGCGAGGGGTGAGGTAAGGCTCCACGGTGCACACGTAAGGATACTGGTCTACGCTGTGCCAGGCCAGGTTACCAGCAGCGAAGCCGAGAGACTGGAGAAGAGGCTTATGGGCATAGTTATGAGCGGGTGGAGGCCCCACGCAGTACTACTAGCATACCATGGCCCCGTGGAGCCCAGGGCTGAGGACCAGCTAGAAGCACTGGAGAGGAAGCTCTTCATAAAGATTGTGAGGCTCCCCATAGCCTCGATGGTGTCTAAGGTTCAGCTGCTAGTGCTCGGAGCCAAGCTAGCCGATGCTGCAGGAGGCCTCGACGGCGCCCTGCGCGAAGCCAGCACAGCTGCGAGAGACATGTCAAGGGCTAGGGAGCTAGGTTTCGACCCGCTGCGCCTGCAGAGCCTCCTGCGGGAGCTCGCTGGGGAGCTGCGGCCTGGCGAGAGGCTAGAGAAGGCGCTAGAGGAGGGTATAGCTGGCACCCCGCTGATAATCTTCGACCCCAAGCTTGGCTACGATGTCGAGAAGCCAACCGAGCTAAGCGGGGCGCTGCGCTACTTCCTAACAGTGCCCGCAACCAGGGCCGCCGCACAGGAGGCGCTGAGGACAGCCTACGAGTACGTTATGAGGTACCACATCCACCGCTGGGGCGGCGAGGCGGCAAGGGGCCTACTGAGCCCCGACATCGAGCGGGGCGAGGTTGGAACACTGGAGAAGTACATGCTACTACTAGCCGCCAACAAGATGGTGGAGAAGAACAATGGTACCGTACGCATCGACGTGCTGAGCCCCGCTGAGAAGGCAGTGCTAACAGCTCTGGAGCAGGCAGGGGCTCGCAGCGAGGAGGGCATCCCTGCTGGTGCTGCATGGAGCCTCCTCGTGGTGGCTGCGAGGAACCCTGGCACCAAGAGGATGCTGCTACAGTCCCTGCTCTACCGCGGCCTCATAGAGGTAGTGGGTGGAGGCAAGAGGATAGACCCTGACCGGGCTAGGATCCGGCTAGTAGACTCCGACGAGGACATAGCCCGGCTAGTAGAGAGGGCTACGGCTCTACTCGATAGGCTAGCCTCGGACCCCGAGGCCCTGGCCTGGGGCTACACAGTCTCGGCGAAGGCGAGGGGCTACCGTGCAGGCAGCCTGGAGGCATTCATCGAGAAGATGAGGGGGCTCCTCGACACGGCGAGCGAGGCGCTTAGGGCTGGAGAGAAGCTGATGGCGCTAAGGCTTCTACGGACGGTTATCGATGTAGCCGAGTACGTGGCAGAAGAGGTTGTCGGTAAGCACGTGAAGCCCGCTGCTGAAACCGCTAGGAGGCTACGTAACGAGCTGATAAGGGCCATAGAGGAGGCCCGGGAGCTGAGGGAGCGCAGCGAAAAGGCCCTCGCCAGACTGCTAGGTAGGAATGTTACACTTGAAATCGAGGAGCTCGCCAAGCTTGAAGAGGCACTAAAGATGTTCGAGGAGGTTGAAGGGCTCAGGCTTAGCGAGGAAGAGCTAGACACAAGGATTGCCGAGCTGTGGGAGGAGGCCAGGAGGCAGAGCCCACGAGACCCGGGTAGGAGGCTACCATTCTACGTGCAGGGCCTAGGGCCTGTAATACACTTCAACTATAAGCTTTGGCTGCTCGCCGAGAAGCTCAGAGAGATAGGCATAGCAGAAATAGGTGATGACGGCGTTAGACTAGGCCCACTACCGTCCAGGGTCCTGCAGAGCCTCGAAGCACTCGTAGAGGAGGCTAGGAGGATTACCGAGGAGATGGCTGATGTTAGGAGGAGGGCTGAGAGACTGGCAGAGATGCTCAAGAGCCTGGGCGTCGAACCGCCAAGGCCCGAGGCCATAGTGTTGAGGGGGCTCGAGGCGCCCGAGAAGCTCACTGTAGATGATGCACTGCAACTGCTAAGAGCCGCGAGGGAGAGGGTAGAGGAGGCCAGGAGGCCCATAGTCGAGCTAGAGGAGAGGACTAGAAAGCTCCTCGAGCTAATGGAGCAGCTCGACAGCCTAACGAGAGAAGCAGGGACCTGGCTTGAAGGCCTACGTAAAGCCTCAGAAGACGCGAAATGGGCTGGCCACGGCCTGGCATCCAGGCTAGCAGAAACAGCTGAGGACCTAGAGCTCGCGCTAGGCCAGGCTGAGAGCCTGCGTGCAAAAGCACTGGAGGCTCTTTCCGTAAGCCCTAGCATAGGAGAAGCCGTTGAGGCGGCATTGAAGCTTGTGGAGAGCGCCGTGGTAATGCTGAGAGACAGTATCGACCGTGGCCGCCGCATCTACAGCGACGTTGAGAGGGAGGCTGAGAGGATAAGACAGGCACTAGAAGCCGAGGCTGAGGCTCTCCGCGAAGCCCTAGCCAGGACCGGCGTCGCTGTACCAGAGAAGCCACGGGAGGCAGACACCTTCGACGCGATAAGGAGGCTCTCAGCCTACATCGAGGAGCTGCAGAGCATCGCGCTAAACGCGGGAGCGCTCACAAGCCGGGAGCTAGACGCCTACAAGGCTATAGCACTTGAGAGGAGGAGGCGGGGCGAGCTACTACTAAGGGAGGCCGTGGAAATCGTAGCTGAAAGGCTATCACTCCCAAGAGAGGAGGCTAAGAAGATAATCATAAGCCTCATCGAGAGAGAAATACTCGAACCCAAGCTCTAGTCATCGTGCTATAGCTGGCAGCGTATATGCAGGAGCTGGGCAAGGCTAGGAGGAGACACCAGCAGCTCTACACGCCTCACCTGCTTCTTTAGCAGCTATGCCCGCTATCCTACTAGCCTCCTCCCGGCCTAGCAGATCAAGTCTGGCCTGCCACTGTGTAGCATCAACAAGCCCACCCGTGAGACAGTTAACCCAAGCCACTATGAGCCTTGTTTCCCTGTCTCTAAGCGCTACTTCAATCATGTAGGGGCTTGCAAGCCATTCTAGGAGGCCCATCCCAATCCTCTGGAGCCGCCCCTGGGATGCAAAGTGCAGCCTTTGAGCCCATACATCTGCCTCATACCTGGACATGATGCCAGCATGCATAGCTATAGCCTTTGGAACATTATCCAGATACGCCTTAGCTACTTTATCGTTCCCGAGTTCCGCCAAGATCACTGCCTCGTAGCCTGGATCTAGGCTCAGCGCTAGAGCGTTTGAGCCGTCAATAGGGTTCTCTAGTACGCGGACCGTGAAAACACCACTTCCAAGCCTCGTCGATACGTAGAGTTTGTTTTTGCCGAGGGGCCTGGAGTAGACTGGGAATCCCAGCCGGACCGCCTCAACCACTATCCTGTGAGCTAGCATGGATAGGCTCTCCTGCATGGTTCTAGCCCTCGCGCTTGCCTAGCGGCTTGGGAGTATATGGTTCTAGGTCGTAGCGTATTATGAAGTCGTCCATGTCGCCTCGCGGCTCCTCCCATACAACCTCAACCCTGTCAACGCGAGCCAGCGGCGGGCCGTGATGGGCCCACACGATAACCTTTTCTACGGCTTCACGTGGACCCTCGACTACCGCTTCGACACTACCGTCAGGCATGTTTCTAACCCACCCCACAACACTGTGCCGCCTAGCTATTCTGGGCCACCTTTCCGCAGCCTCCCTAGCTAAAAAGTACGCCGACAAGTACGATTTCATCGACCTCCTGCAGCTTAAAGCTAACAGGTTATATGATCCATCTCTAGGTGTGGTTAGGACTGTCAGGGCTGGACTCTTATATCTATCTCGGCGCTTAAACTTCGAATGGGACGTATTCATCCAAGTTGATGCTGACACAATACTGTTAAACAACTATATCTATATTGTTATTATATATGACTAAGCATGGTAGTGTAGGTGTAGCCGGCGGTGTAGTCTTGAACGAACCCCAGGCCCGATTCCACGTGCCGAATACTGGTATGGCTGTGAGGAGAGAGGTGTGGAACGACTGCGGAGGCTACAGGCCTGTGCCAGCTCCTGACACTGCATACAACTCTGCGCTTTGGCGAGAGGGTGGAGATTGGGTATTGCAAAGAATGCGAAGATGATACTGCTGAGGCCGACACACATCAACCCCTATAAATCGGGGTTTGTTTATGGACGGAGCTACGGGAGGATTACTTCTCTACTCAATACTAAAGAGTGCAAGGAGATCCCTAACGACTAGGAAACCCGACGTCAAGTGGATAGTTTCATACATGTCGGGCTTCGTTTCTGGGAGACTAAACAGGAAATCATCCCCCTTCCTCGCAGAGCTTGAAAGGCAGAGAAGGCTCATCGAGAAATATAGATTGAAAGCCCTTCTTAAAGGAAAATACCTCTACTAACCGCTACCTGGTAAGATCGAGAAACTGGGAATGGAATTAAATAGATAAGCGGGCCGAGCGTGCCGCGCTGGCTAGAGGCCGAATAGTCCTCCAAGACCCTCGCTGAGGTCTACTTCTCTCTTCCTCCTTCTCCTCTTCTCCTTCTTTTTTCTTTTCCTCCTCCTTGGCTGGCGCTGGCGCGGCTACTGCCTCCAGGCCCAATTCTTTGGCTTTGTCTCCTAGGGCTGCTATGACTGCTAGTTCCTCCTGTACTGCCCACGCGATTATGTCCTCCTCTAGGCCTGGGAGTAGGATGCCCGCCTCTCCAGCTACTGCCTTAGCCTCTAGGAACGCCTTTGCCAGGGCTGCTTCGACGGCTCCGGGTACTGCAGGGTAGACTATCTCGACCGCTAGGCCTATGGCCTCCTTAGCGGCGTTTATGAAGTCATTCTTCACCTCCTTCAGGTCGAAGAGTAGCTGGTCCCTCGGGATTATCACTCCATCGTCGTACATTGCGAGTATCTTGAGGCTTATCTCTAAAGCTCATTTAGGCGAATCCTATGGGAAGGATGAATCGTATCCTCCTATAACCCGCCCTGATGTAGGCCTTGGTTACATCAATTGCCTTCTCTACACTACGGTACTGTACTTTCGCTTTGAATAGCCATGGGACTTGGCAGAACTTGCACCTGGATTTACATCCCCTCATTAGCTCTATTGGTGGGTATAATTTGAACTCCTCAACATATGGATCATAGTCGTCGAGATCGATCATCTCGATCCTAGTAACGTTAAATACCCCATTCTCGTCCATGTAGGCTATGTTTGGAACATTGCCTGGATTCTCCCTCCTCATTATACTCTCAATTAGACCAGTTATTGCGTTCTCCCTGTCTCCAATTACGGCGGCCCACGCGCCATCCCTGAGGAGATGCCAGTACGCTCCCTCCGCATGTGGACCGCTAACTATTACGAGATATTTTCTAGCTACCTCTCTAATTTCTGAGCGGAGTTCTAGGTATAGGGGGAAGGATACTCCATAAAGGATGACGGGCTGGTATCCCTTAGACTTCCATTCATTGGCTTCTTCTAACGGGTTTCTTCTACCATGGTGATTGGTATGTTTTTACCGTACTCCTTGATTAGTGACGCTATTATTGGACCGAATGCGTTTTTCGCACCGTATGCTATTCTCGCGATTACAGCTATCTTCAACCCTAACACCATCGTTGGCTTAAACCATGATTGTTGTGCCAGGCATATCTTGCATGATCTATCAATATATACCTCATTTAGTATCTGGCTTAATTCTTCGCTCATACAGTGGGATACACATAAAGGTCCCTCAACTATCGAGACCAGTTTTCGTATGTTTTCCGGTGTTATACCGCCGATCCCTCCGACTATCATATATGGTTTTTACTTAGTATTGTGGCTGCTTTTTCTACAATATTTATTGTGCCTGGATGACCGCAACCTATGATCAGTATTGGTCCCTTGTTTGATTCAAGTATAAGGCTTAATTCGTAGATGTCTTCTTTTGGATCGTAGAGTGGTGGCATTAGTACTATGTCGTCAATTCTCATGACCTCATTTATAACTATTACTTTGAAATTGAAACCTAGCCTCTCTAGTTTGTTTGTCGGTCCTGGAGGCGCGTAGATTGTTATGTTCTTGTTGCATTTTTGTTAGTGCGGAGAATCCAGCGTAGTGGTCTCTGTGCCAGTGACTTAGAACTGCGTAGTCTAGTTTAGATAGGTCTAATCCCAGTATACTGGCGTTGTATTCTAGGGAGTAGTATTTTGATCCTGCATCGAAAAGTACTTTCTTTCTTGCTTCTATGTAGATGCTTAGTCCTTTTCCCCTCATTATTCTTCCTGTTTTAGTGGTTTCATTTAATATATGTAGTATCGCTATTGTTCTTCACACTAAGTGCTGTCAGGACTCTTGTAGGAGGTTATGAGTGAGATATATATAAAGTGAGATATATAAAAAAATGGGGGTCGGGTTTATAGCGTTATTTTTCTCTTTTTACTAGTATTACGTAGAGGAAGTAGAATGTTGATGCTATTAGGAAGGCCATGAATAGGCCTGTTATGACTTGCACACTTTGTACTGTAGCTAGGGTGTTATATGTTTCGAGGTTTAGTATGTTGGCCAGCCTCGATATCTGTTCTGGTGGTATTTGGGCCAGTATGTTTTGGCATGACGCTGGGCTTCCTAGGCATGCGATGAAGTAGGGGTATTGGCTGAAGGCGTTGAGTAGTTCTCCTAATGCTACTGTGAATAGTGCTATCAGTCCGCCTAGTAGTAGTGGTGTAGCCTTTGATTGTGGTATGATTCCTGCCCTAAGGTGCTTGTACGCTGTTGCGATGATGTAGATTTGTGCTAGGAAAAATATCATCTTTAATACGAATAGCCAGCTGACGTCAAAACCTATAGTCCCGTCTCCTGCTTTCCAGCCTAATCTAGCGAACACATTGTTGAACTTGTATGGAATGTTCCTTAGACTTACTGCGTACCAGAGGCCCATCACAATCATTAAGACCAGGCCTATTGCAATGATTGGCGTTAACTCCTTCACTACCTGGCTTACGGCCCTCTTGTATCCCTCATCTGTTGCCTTCACATATGAGTATGCTAGTCCTCCAACTATTGCGAATGCTCCAGCCGTTACTGCTGCTATCAGTGATTTGAGGTATAGTGGCCAGTATGTTGGGTTACCTGTTAGAGCTTTTGCAACGTTGAGTGATAGTTTGCCCCCTGATAGTTCAAGACCTACTGGAATGTTTAGGAATGCAAATACTGCTCTGAAGGCGAATGGTATTAGTAGTGCTGATAGAGCGAGTAGCGCGCCGAAAAAGTAGTGCACTCTTCTACTCCACCTGTCCCAGCCATAGTAGAATCCTGTTATAGAGAAGAAGTGGACTACGATCATGAGTATTGCTAGGCCGAATGGTATTAGTGTAAGGTGTCCTGCTAGTCCTAGGAAGTCTGGATAGAAGCTTAGTAGGAAGACTGTGAATGCTGTTGCGTATACACCGGCTACCCCATAGGTTGCGGCGTAGAATTTCATTAGCTTATGGGCTACTTTATCCAGGTCCTCGTCGCCACTATTGTCTGCTTTCCTCTTTAGGTATGGCACATAAAGTGCTAGGAATATGCCTAGATTAACCATTACTATGTGGAACGCGAATACTAATGCTAGCCAGAATATGCTCCATAACATGTTATTTCACCTCCTCTGGTTTACCTGGTAGCCATAGGAATCTGTAGACGCTGTATCCTAGTGCTGCTAGTATTGCTAGGAAGAATATTGCCACTAGTGTCACGGCACCGACGCTTGGCGGGTTGACTGTGTGGGCTACATCGGGCGTCATTACTCCATAGATCGTCCATGGCTTCCTCCCTATTTCTCTTACTGCCCATCCTAGGAAGCTGACGAACTGTATGATTATTATCGAGAGCGGTGCTACCGACAGTAGCCATCTAGGAGTTTTTTCCGGATCCTTAGTCCTCCATAGGTAGAAGACTATTGCTAGGGCGTATAGTCCCATGAGTATTCCAAGACCGGTCTTGGCATAGTATAGGTAGTGTATTATTAGTGGTGGTTTACAGGAGCCGATTCTCGCTGCGTCCTCCTGAAGCGTTGCTGGGAAGAAGCAGTAATCTGATGGAATCTTATCATAGTTGGGTAGTGGAGCATTGGGATCTCCGTAAGCTAGGAGCGCTACTAATTTCTCGCCGCCTGGTAATATTTTCGTGACGGGTGTTATCTGGTCGGTGGTGGCCTCCATCGCAGCGAATTTCTCTGGGTTATAATGGGCTATTGATGTACCCATCTCGTGGCCGAATACGAAGCCCTGTATTGCTATTGTAACGAGTGCTGATACAGCTGCAAACTTGAAGGCAGCATTGACGTAATCTTTGTACTCTTTGGGTGATTTGCCATAGCTCTTTATCCTCATTGCATACGCGGCCATTATTGTGAAGGAGCTTACTGTTAATGCCGCCCCTATAACGTGTAGTATTGAAGCTAGGTAGACCGGGCTCTTGAAGGTGACCGTTGTTACTCCGACAGTCTCTATTGTTTTGACAAGTATCTTGTCCACGATGTCTTTAACGGGGACGTTTAGGATGTCTGGGTGGGCCTGAACGTAGTCTTTGTTTGCAACCAGTGCCAGTATGCTGTCTTTAACTGTATAGCCTGCCCAAGCCTCATAGACTAATCGTTGAACTATCTTTACCGGCATCTCTACTACTACGGCGTCGCTCAATGTATCCTTGACAGTCATTCCAGCGGCCTGTAGTGCTGTGACGTTTAGTGCCTCGACTAAATTGCTGGGTACGACAAGAGTCATCTTTGGATAACCTTGATCGTATAGCCATGCACCCGTGTTGGGATCATAGGCAGGCACTATGCCAGTAGGGGCTACCATATAGCTGTTTACGGAGACGATCATTGCAGCACTGTACCATGGCCCTATGAATGATAGGAATAGCAGTACGACCATGGCGCTTTTACCGAATTTCTTCCATCCATAGTATGTTAAGTATATGAATACGACTTCTAGTAGGAAGGCGAATACCTCAGCGTACAGTGGGAAGTATATGTATCTACCAGCTGCTTCTGTTAGGTTTGGCCAAAGTAGGACAAGGCCGAACTCGCTTGCCGTGCCTGTAGCAGCTCCTACTGCGAATACTATTACGAATCCCTTGAACAATGTATACGCTAGTCTCTCCCATTTTTTATCATTGGTTTTGGCATA
This DNA window, taken from Hyperthermus butylicus DSM 5456, encodes the following:
- a CDS encoding MBL fold metallo-hydrolase, with the translated sequence MRGKGLSIYIEARKKVLFDAGSKYYSLEYNASILGLDLSKLDYAVLSHWHRDHYAGFSALTKMQQEHNNLRASRTDKQTREARFQFQSNSYK
- a CDS encoding cytochrome ubiquinol oxidase subunit I, with the protein product MADLLGQWGQYPAFSDRVLSLIGIEAHWAILQYVVGLSFLSFIAYLIYAKTNDKKWERLAYTLFKGFVIVFAVGAATGTASEFGLVLLWPNLTEAAGRYIYFPLYAEVFAFLLEVVFIYLTYYGWKKFGKSAMVVLLFLSFIGPWYSAAMIVSVNSYMVAPTGIVPAYDPNTGAWLYDQGYPKMTLVVPSNLVEALNVTALQAAGMTVKDTLSDAVVVEMPVKIVQRLVYEAWAGYTVKDSILALVANKDYVQAHPDILNVPVKDIVDKILVKTIETVGVTTVTFKSPVYLASILHVIGAALTVSSFTIMAAYAMRIKSYGKSPKEYKDYVNAAFKFAAVSALVTIAIQGFVFGHEMGTSIAHYNPEKFAAMEATTDQITPVTKILPGGEKLVALLAYGDPNAPLPNYDKIPSDYCFFPATLQEDAARIGSCKPPLIIHYLYYAKTGLGILMGLYALAIVFYLWRTKDPEKTPRWLLSVAPLSIIIIQFVSFLGWAVREIGRKPWTIYGVMTPDVAHTVNPPSVGAVTLVAIFFLAILAALGYSVYRFLWLPGKPEEVK
- a CDS encoding acylphosphatase codes for the protein MKSYLSAYFLAREAAERWPRIARRHSVVGWVRNMPDGSVEAVVEGPREAVEKVIVWAHHGPPLARVDRVEVVWEEPRGDMDDFIIRYDLEPYTPKPLGKREG
- a CDS encoding cytochrome ubiquinol oxidase subunit I is translated as MLWSIFWLALVFAFHIVMVNLGIFLALYVPYLKRKADNSGDEDLDKVAHKLMKFYAATYGVAGVYATAFTVFLLSFYPDFLGLAGHLTLIPFGLAILMIVVHFFSITGFYYGWDRWSRRVHYFFGALLALSALLIPFAFRAVFAFLNIPVGLELSGGKLSLNVAKALTGNPTYWPLYLKSLIAAVTAGAFAIVGGLAYSYVKATDEGYKRAVSQVVKELTPIIAIGLVLMIVMGLWYAVSLRNIPYKFNNVFARLGWKAGDGTIGFDVSWLFVLKMIFFLAQIYIIATAYKHLRAGIIPQSKATPLLLGGLIALFTVALGELLNAFSQYPYFIACLGSPASCQNILAQIPPEQISRLANILNLETYNTLATVQSVQVITGLFMAFLIASTFYFLYVILVKREK